From one Xyrauchen texanus isolate HMW12.3.18 chromosome 17, RBS_HiC_50CHRs, whole genome shotgun sequence genomic stretch:
- the LOC127658100 gene encoding cellular retinoic acid-binding protein 2-like encodes MDRKIPDFAGTWKMKSSENFEELLKALGVNVMLRKIAVAAASKPSVEITQDGETLSIKTSTSVRTTHVTFTVGQEFNEATVDGRPCTSIPRWESDSKISCEQTLQKGEGPKTSWTREITNDGELILTMTADDVVCTRVYVRE; translated from the exons ATGGATCGCAAAATTCCCGATTTTGCTGGCACTTGGAAGATGAAAAGTTCCGAGAACTTCGAGGAGCTTCTCAAAGCATTGG GTGTGAACGTGATGCTGCGTAAAATTGCGGTTGCAGCAGCATCAAAGCCATCCGTTGAGATTACGCAGGATGGAGAAACACTGTCTATCAAAACCTCCACCTCTGTTAGGACCACCCATGTCACCTTCACTGTGGGACAGGAGTTTAATGAGGCCACTGTGGATGGACGACCCTGCACG AGCATTCCTCGCTGGGAATCAGACAGCAAGATTAGTTGTGAGCAGACTTTGCAGAAGGGTGAGGGTCCAAAAACCTCATGGACTAGGGAGATAACCAATGATGGTGAACTGATTCTG ACCATGACGGCAGACGATGTGGTGTGTACAAGAGTTTATGTCCGAGAGTGA